A single region of the Changchengzhania lutea genome encodes:
- a CDS encoding TonB-dependent receptor: MKKIMLLLLCAFSLYNVSLNAQQKFTLSGTISEAESNETLIGVNIIFPEIQSGTTTNEYGFYSITLPEGTYNMTISYLGFNTIRETLILSQDITKSFSLTDAVEDLDEVVITENIEKINIKAPQMSVNRLTSSTIKEIPVVLGEADIIKAITLLPGVTNAGEGSSGFNVRGGSADQNLILLDETIIYNSSHLFGFFSVFNPDAIKDLRLYKGGIPARYGGRVSSVLDIYQKEGNSKEFHGNGGVGIISSRLLLEGPLKKDQGSFLFGGRSSYAHLFLPLFDIDNIAYFYDLNTKLSYNLNNNNNIYLSGYFGRDVFRIEDTFENTYGNSVLNFRWNHLFSDKLFSNLSLIYSDYYYDLKLNFVEFDWVSGIQNFNLKYDFKHYLNNNLKLQYGINSIYYKFNPGEIKPTVSSSGINPFKLTDKYAFENAVYLDVEHKLSNTLALSYGLRFSSFWRLGQDGLNLYEDNKPVLFNEDFQIYEKADPIATKTFNRSEAIEQFHNLEPRASLAYQLTQQSSVKASYNRMAQYLHLLSNTSSPTPLDVWAPSGKYIKPQLLDQYAIGYFKNFSDNTYSLEVESFYKTVKNRIDYIDGADLIANNAIEQVILNGRARAYGLEFLLKKTEGKFKGWLAYTLSKSEQQTKGRDKNELGINNGNWYNTPYDKTHDVSFTGSYDWNNKWKLNANFIFQTGQPATFPNGQYQYNGVIIPSYSNRNADRLPSYNRLDLSATYTPKPDKVKGWKSYWVFGIYNVYNRRNAASISFGQNSDTNVNEARRLSIFGIVPSISYNFKF; the protein is encoded by the coding sequence ATGAAAAAAATCATGCTGTTGCTTTTGTGTGCGTTCAGCTTATATAATGTGTCCTTAAATGCGCAGCAAAAATTCACTTTGAGTGGTACCATATCAGAAGCAGAAAGTAATGAAACCCTCATTGGTGTCAATATTATTTTTCCTGAAATCCAATCTGGAACAACAACTAATGAATATGGTTTTTATTCCATAACCCTACCAGAAGGCACATATAACATGACTATTAGCTACTTAGGATTTAATACCATACGTGAAACTCTAATCCTTTCACAAGATATTACCAAAAGTTTTAGCTTAACAGATGCGGTTGAGGACTTAGACGAAGTAGTCATCACTGAAAATATTGAAAAAATTAATATCAAGGCACCGCAAATGAGTGTAAACCGCTTAACATCCAGTACCATAAAGGAGATTCCCGTGGTACTTGGAGAAGCCGATATAATAAAAGCCATTACCCTGTTACCTGGTGTTACCAATGCTGGTGAGGGTTCCTCTGGATTCAACGTTAGAGGTGGTTCAGCAGATCAAAACCTCATTCTTTTAGATGAAACCATCATTTATAACTCCTCACATTTATTTGGATTTTTCTCTGTTTTTAATCCAGATGCCATCAAAGATTTAAGACTTTATAAAGGTGGTATTCCTGCGCGTTATGGAGGCAGGGTGTCGTCTGTTTTGGATATTTATCAAAAAGAAGGGAACAGTAAAGAATTTCATGGTAATGGTGGTGTGGGCATCATATCAAGTCGATTGCTTCTTGAGGGTCCATTAAAAAAAGACCAAGGCTCCTTTTTGTTTGGTGGCAGATCCAGTTATGCCCATTTATTTTTACCGCTTTTCGACATTGATAATATTGCCTATTTTTATGACCTGAATACCAAGTTAAGTTATAACTTGAACAACAATAATAACATCTATCTCTCTGGGTATTTTGGGCGTGATGTTTTCAGGATTGAAGATACGTTTGAAAATACTTATGGAAATTCTGTGTTGAACTTTCGGTGGAATCACTTATTTTCAGATAAATTATTCTCTAACTTATCCCTAATCTATTCTGATTATTATTATGATTTAAAACTTAACTTTGTTGAATTTGATTGGGTTTCTGGAATTCAAAATTTCAATTTAAAGTACGATTTTAAGCATTACCTTAACAATAACCTTAAACTTCAATATGGCATAAATTCCATATACTACAAATTCAATCCAGGTGAAATAAAACCTACGGTGTCCTCTTCAGGAATCAATCCTTTTAAACTAACCGATAAATATGCTTTTGAAAATGCCGTATATTTAGATGTTGAGCACAAACTTTCCAATACACTGGCCTTGTCTTATGGTCTACGCTTTAGTTCTTTTTGGCGATTGGGACAGGATGGACTTAATCTTTACGAAGATAACAAGCCCGTGTTATTTAACGAAGATTTTCAAATTTATGAAAAGGCAGACCCCATAGCGACGAAAACTTTTAACCGTAGTGAGGCTATTGAGCAATTTCACAATCTAGAACCTCGGGCATCATTAGCGTATCAATTGACCCAACAATCTTCTGTTAAAGCCAGTTACAATCGAATGGCACAATACCTGCATTTACTTTCCAATACAAGCTCCCCCACGCCTTTAGATGTTTGGGCTCCAAGCGGAAAATACATCAAACCACAACTACTCGATCAATATGCCATTGGTTATTTTAAAAATTTCAGTGACAACACCTACTCTTTAGAAGTGGAAAGTTTTTATAAGACAGTAAAAAATAGAATCGATTATATTGATGGAGCTGATTTAATTGCCAATAATGCTATTGAGCAGGTCATTTTAAATGGTAGAGCCAGAGCCTATGGTTTAGAGTTTTTATTAAAAAAAACCGAAGGTAAATTTAAAGGTTGGTTAGCCTATACCCTTTCTAAATCTGAGCAGCAAACCAAAGGACGAGATAAAAATGAATTGGGGATAAATAACGGAAATTGGTACAACACCCCTTATGATAAAACACACGATGTGTCCTTTACTGGAAGTTATGACTGGAATAACAAATGGAAATTAAATGCTAATTTTATATTTCAAACAGGACAGCCTGCTACATTTCCAAACGGCCAATATCAATATAATGGTGTTATAATTCCAAGTTACAGCAACAGAAATGCAGATAGATTGCCATCATATAACCGTTTGGATCTTTCGGCAACATATACACCAAAACCAGACAAAGTCAAGGGATGGAAAAGTTACTGGGTGTTTGGAATCTATAATGTCTATAATCGTAGAAATGCCGCATCCATATCATTTGGTCAAAATAGTGATACTAACGTTAATGAAGCAAGAAGGTTATCCATATTTGGCATCGTGCCTTCTATTTCCTATAACTTCAAATTTTAA
- a CDS encoding DUF4249 domain-containing protein: protein MRKLIYLLPFCMIFFTCEDVIDVDLQNETPRLVIDASLDWVKGTAGDQQIIKLSLSAPFYSDTIIPANGATVMVKDSNDNIFSFIEETDTGLYVNNSFIPAINETYNLSIVYNNETYLATETMLPVSNIDYVEQKNDGGFSGEEIEIKAFYKDPQGIENFYLFEYFNTSHGTLSLEVYDDEFTDGNEIFGFHTDENLEAGNIMNIRSYGISSRNYEFMNILLQQTDNENGDPFEAQPVAVRGNCINQTNPDNFPYGYFRTSEVSEFLYTVE from the coding sequence ATGAGAAAACTTATATACCTATTACCCTTCTGTATGATCTTTTTCACTTGTGAAGATGTGATAGATGTCGATTTACAAAACGAAACGCCAAGACTCGTTATAGATGCCTCTTTAGATTGGGTTAAGGGTACTGCGGGAGATCAACAAATAATTAAACTCTCATTAAGTGCGCCTTTCTACAGTGATACTATTATACCTGCCAACGGCGCTACTGTTATGGTAAAAGATTCAAATGATAATATCTTTAGTTTTATTGAAGAAACTGATACGGGCTTGTATGTAAATAATTCATTTATTCCAGCTATAAATGAAACTTACAACCTTAGCATTGTATATAATAATGAAACGTATTTGGCCACAGAAACTATGCTACCGGTGAGCAATATCGATTATGTAGAACAGAAAAATGATGGTGGATTCTCAGGAGAAGAAATAGAAATTAAAGCCTTTTATAAAGACCCACAGGGGATTGAGAATTTTTACCTATTTGAATATTTCAATACAAGCCATGGCACATTAAGTTTAGAGGTTTATGACGATGAATTTACAGATGGCAATGAGATATTTGGATTTCATACTGATGAAAATTTGGAGGCTGGCAACATCATGAATATTAGAAGTTACGGAATTTCAAGTCGTAATTATGAGTTTATGAATATATTGTTACAACAAACTGATAATGAAAATGGAGATCCTTTTGAGGCTCAACCGGTCGCCGTGCGGGGGAACTGCATTAATCAAACCAACCCCGATAATTTTCCATATGGCTATTTTAGAACATCTGAGGTTTCAGAGTTTCTTTATACAGTTGAATAA
- the murQ gene encoding N-acetylmuramic acid 6-phosphate etherase — translation MSYTKTTEQDSHYNHLEAMNITELLKHINSEDQTVPMAVKKALPQIEALVNETVLKLKNGGRLFYIGAGTSGRLGILDASECPPTFGVSHNLVIGLLAGGDKAIRKAVEFAEDSLTQGWEDLKAYDVSDKDMVIGIAASGTTPYVIAALETCNENDISTGCITCNYNSPLSQVSKFPIEVIVGPEFVTGSSRMKAGTAQKLVLNMITTTSMIQLGRIKDNKMVDMQLSNNKLLDRGVKMIMRELNIAETEAQKLLNQHHSVRHAIQNYRDDNQKNR, via the coding sequence ATGAGCTATACAAAAACTACCGAACAAGATTCTCATTACAATCATCTTGAGGCTATGAACATTACAGAGCTGTTAAAACATATTAATAGTGAAGATCAAACCGTACCCATGGCAGTTAAGAAAGCGCTACCTCAAATAGAAGCCTTAGTGAATGAAACGGTTTTAAAACTCAAAAACGGGGGTCGTTTATTTTATATAGGTGCCGGAACTAGCGGTCGTTTGGGTATTTTAGATGCTTCTGAATGTCCACCAACATTTGGCGTCTCCCATAATTTGGTTATTGGCCTGCTAGCTGGTGGTGATAAGGCAATAAGAAAAGCCGTTGAATTTGCAGAAGATTCACTTACCCAAGGTTGGGAAGATTTAAAAGCCTATGATGTTTCAGATAAGGATATGGTTATAGGTATCGCTGCATCAGGAACAACACCTTATGTTATTGCAGCCCTAGAGACCTGTAATGAAAATGATATAAGTACAGGCTGTATAACTTGTAATTATAATAGTCCGCTGTCACAAGTGTCAAAATTCCCTATTGAAGTTATAGTAGGTCCAGAGTTTGTTACAGGAAGCTCAAGGATGAAAGCAGGTACCGCTCAAAAACTAGTACTGAATATGATTACCACAACCAGTATGATTCAATTAGGCCGTATTAAGGATAATAAAATGGTAGATATGCAATTGAGCAATAATAAGCTGTTAGATAGAGGTGTGAAAATGATTATGAGGGAGCTGAACATTGCTGAGACCGAAGCCCAAAAACTATTAAACCAACACCATAGTGTAAGACACGCTATTCAAAACTACAGAGATGACAACCAAAAAAACAGATAG
- a CDS encoding DUF6095 family protein, producing MTTKKTDRDLLFKGIKTMVFALLSLFMGPTLIHMAFSNLEKPLYIPLLIVGCLVCAMAIFLIFKGINTIMDSIFKKSTP from the coding sequence ATGACAACCAAAAAAACAGATAGGGATTTACTCTTTAAAGGTATAAAGACCATGGTATTTGCACTCCTAAGCCTATTTATGGGTCCAACACTAATTCATATGGCCTTTAGTAATCTTGAAAAGCCACTATATATTCCCTTATTAATAGTTGGTTGCTTAGTGTGTGCCATGGCTATTTTTCTAATTTTTAAGGGAATAAATACGATAATGGATAGTATTTTCAAAAAGAGCACCCCTTAA
- a CDS encoding helix-turn-helix domain-containing protein, with the protein MAINKELELAWEFVNNTNRSIFLTGKAGTGKTTFLHRLKMNSLKRLVVVAPTGVAAINAKGVTIHSFFQMPFGPILPDSDLNVSKGFNRKFSKTKINIIKSMDLLVIDEISMVRADLLDGIDRTLRRFRNRTKVFGGVQVLMIGDLQQLSPVIKEQEWELLKHIYKNGFFFSSHAYQQCDAVTIELKHIYRQDNPKFIEILNEIRNNVLSEVAATELNKRYIPDFTPEPNTGYISLTTHNNKAEATNNTELDKLDTKKYIYQAEVEGKFPEYAYPNKASLVLKVGAQVMFVKNDSNPDKRYFNGKIGKVILLDKEEVVVHCPDDDFNINVTPEIWENINYTVNAETKAISEERIGSYKQMPLRLAWSITIHKSQGLTFEKAIIDAQGAFAHGQTYVALSRCKSLEGLVLKSKIHSSQIISDSHVLSFNKGTEQNQPDETVLALSQKKFQLDLIFEVFDFYSLLYPANRVLDIYYKNRTIIEGPVELVFLNIKTVLTNLLKVSNSFMTQLRQLSEDEGLPEHSAKIQERFKKAIGYFKSETDTHIVTPLKTFAFTTDNQTVGGDITKNLDAFEELLGAKMLYFNSLTKGFRAQEFLELRAKSVFLGKEKPKKLRKTIIDGTSNIELFELLRVLRNEIAQEKDLVHFQIFTQKSLYEMCETLPTNKTELLQVNGMGKTRVEKYGHAILKVINNFCNENDIETLGKHEFFEEVKPKKKKGVTKTISLELFKSGKSVEAIAKKRELNENTIFGHLASFIDTGEVKITDLISEQHYKELKKTIPEKTFETLSDLKHQLDEKYSYGELRLVIEALKASD; encoded by the coding sequence ATGGCTATAAATAAAGAACTGGAATTGGCATGGGAGTTTGTGAATAATACAAACCGATCTATTTTTTTAACGGGTAAGGCAGGGACTGGAAAAACCACGTTCTTGCACCGATTGAAAATGAATAGTTTGAAACGTTTGGTGGTGGTTGCACCTACGGGTGTTGCAGCTATTAATGCGAAAGGTGTGACCATACATTCTTTTTTCCAGATGCCTTTTGGACCTATTTTACCTGACTCAGATTTAAATGTTTCCAAAGGGTTTAATAGGAAATTCAGTAAGACGAAAATCAATATCATTAAATCGATGGATTTATTGGTTATCGATGAAATTAGTATGGTACGCGCCGATTTACTAGATGGGATTGATAGAACCTTACGCCGGTTTAGAAATAGGACGAAAGTGTTTGGTGGGGTACAGGTTTTGATGATTGGCGATTTACAACAATTATCACCTGTTATTAAGGAGCAGGAATGGGAGTTGTTGAAACACATTTATAAGAACGGGTTCTTTTTTAGTAGTCATGCCTACCAACAATGTGATGCGGTAACTATTGAGTTGAAACATATTTACAGACAGGACAACCCTAAGTTTATTGAGATCCTTAACGAAATTAGAAATAATGTACTATCAGAGGTGGCTGCTACGGAATTGAATAAACGGTACATTCCAGATTTTACACCAGAGCCCAATACGGGGTATATCTCCTTAACTACACATAATAACAAAGCAGAAGCTACTAATAATACTGAGTTGGATAAATTAGATACTAAAAAGTATATATATCAAGCTGAAGTGGAAGGGAAATTTCCGGAGTATGCGTATCCGAACAAGGCGTCTTTAGTGTTGAAAGTGGGTGCACAAGTGATGTTTGTTAAAAATGATAGCAATCCTGATAAACGATACTTTAATGGGAAAATAGGGAAGGTCATTCTGTTAGATAAAGAGGAAGTAGTTGTGCACTGCCCCGACGATGATTTTAATATTAATGTCACACCAGAAATTTGGGAGAATATCAATTATACAGTTAATGCCGAAACTAAGGCTATCTCTGAAGAAAGAATAGGGTCTTATAAGCAGATGCCATTACGTTTAGCCTGGAGTATTACCATTCATAAGAGCCAAGGTTTAACTTTTGAAAAGGCCATTATTGATGCCCAGGGAGCTTTCGCTCACGGACAAACGTATGTCGCTTTAAGTAGATGTAAATCTTTGGAAGGATTGGTTTTAAAAAGTAAAATTCACTCTAGCCAGATTATTAGCGATAGTCATGTGCTTTCATTCAATAAAGGCACTGAGCAGAATCAACCTGATGAAACCGTTTTAGCATTATCGCAGAAAAAATTTCAATTGGATTTGATATTCGAGGTTTTCGATTTTTACTCATTATTATATCCTGCAAATCGAGTTTTGGATATTTACTATAAAAATAGAACTATTATAGAAGGCCCTGTTGAACTTGTTTTTTTAAATATTAAAACGGTTCTAACTAACTTATTAAAAGTGAGTAATAGTTTTATGACACAGTTAAGACAATTATCTGAAGATGAAGGATTACCTGAACATAGTGCTAAAATTCAGGAGCGCTTTAAAAAGGCTATCGGTTATTTTAAATCAGAAACTGACACACATATAGTGACACCTCTAAAAACCTTCGCTTTTACGACCGATAATCAGACCGTGGGAGGGGACATTACTAAGAATCTAGATGCTTTTGAAGAATTATTGGGTGCCAAAATGTTGTATTTTAATAGTTTAACAAAGGGTTTTAGAGCACAAGAGTTCCTAGAATTGCGGGCTAAATCTGTGTTTTTGGGTAAAGAAAAACCTAAAAAGCTTAGAAAAACAATTATTGATGGCACGAGCAATATAGAATTGTTTGAATTGTTGAGGGTGCTTAGAAATGAGATTGCCCAAGAAAAAGATTTAGTACACTTTCAAATTTTTACACAAAAATCTTTATATGAAATGTGTGAAACCTTACCTACTAACAAAACTGAGCTGCTTCAAGTTAATGGCATGGGAAAAACCCGAGTCGAAAAATATGGTCATGCTATTTTGAAAGTGATTAACAATTTTTGTAATGAAAACGATATTGAAACATTAGGTAAGCACGAGTTTTTTGAAGAAGTAAAACCGAAGAAAAAAAAGGGGGTTACCAAGACAATATCTTTAGAGTTGTTTAAATCTGGTAAGTCTGTTGAAGCCATTGCCAAAAAACGGGAACTCAATGAGAATACGATTTTTGGTCATTTAGCCAGTTTTATAGATACAGGCGAAGTCAAAATCACAGATTTAATTTCAGAACAACATTATAAAGAATTGAAAAAAACGATTCCAGAGAAAACCTTTGAAACCTTATCAGATTTAAAACATCAATTGGACGAAAAATATTCTTATGGTGAGTTGCGTTTGGTTATTGAAGCATTAAAGGCTTCTGATTGA